In one window of Qipengyuania profundimaris DNA:
- a CDS encoding substrate-binding domain-containing protein, translated as MNAARSILLLSDNPGEDYVSRVRLGLERTCRPAGLGVEAVNVYGRGTKAIDVLRASDHAGIVLTPPLSDDRPLLSIVEARGVPMVRIAALLDPDRGNIVGMDEFAAASAIVGQLTERGHRRIAILRGPQSHLVSLRRYNGYANALGAKGLRVDQSLVAQGDFTRESGKREAPKLFAAKPTAIFASNDEMAAGIIDAANEAGIAVPGDISLVGYDDNAVATKVRPQLTTVRQPCEGMGEAAGKLLADQVGRHGAQSRQVSVPFDIVERQSVSDLKEQGSADGV; from the coding sequence ATGAACGCAGCAAGATCGATTCTGTTGTTGTCCGACAATCCTGGGGAAGACTACGTTTCCCGCGTTCGCTTGGGGCTGGAACGTACCTGCCGGCCTGCCGGACTTGGCGTCGAGGCGGTCAATGTCTACGGTCGCGGGACAAAAGCTATCGACGTGCTGCGGGCTTCGGACCATGCCGGGATCGTGCTGACGCCGCCGCTTTCGGACGATCGCCCGCTGCTTTCGATCGTAGAGGCCCGTGGCGTGCCTATGGTGCGCATCGCGGCCCTGCTCGATCCCGACCGTGGAAATATCGTCGGCATGGACGAATTCGCGGCCGCGTCTGCGATAGTCGGTCAGCTTACCGAACGAGGCCATCGCCGCATTGCCATCCTGCGCGGGCCGCAGTCCCACCTTGTCAGTCTGCGCCGCTACAATGGCTATGCCAACGCGCTGGGCGCAAAGGGTTTGCGGGTCGATCAGTCGCTTGTCGCGCAAGGAGATTTCACCCGTGAGTCTGGCAAACGCGAGGCACCGAAGCTGTTCGCGGCCAAGCCGACCGCCATATTTGCCAGCAATGACGAGATGGCCGCGGGAATTATCGACGCGGCGAACGAAGCCGGCATTGCCGTTCCGGGCGATATTTCGCTGGTCGGCTACGACGACAATGCCGTGGCCACAAAGGTCCGTCCCCAGCTGACGACCGTGCGCCAGCCCTGCGAGGGAATGGGAGAGGCGGCGGGCAAACTCCTTGCCGATCAGGTCGGCCGACACGGAGCGCAGTCGCGGCAAGTATCGGTGCCGTTCGATATCGTCGAGCGGCAATCGGTGAGCGATTTGAAGGAACAGGGTTCGGCCGACGGAGTGTAA
- a CDS encoding FKBP-type peptidyl-prolyl cis-trans isomerase, whose translation MTTPSNGDTVTIDYVLKRGDGQEIGNTSEVGPQTVQLGAGQIFPAIEEALTGMEVGDSQTVSIDSDNAFGPRREELVIDIPRANLPAEPAPQPGMAMQAQTPEGQPMTLYILEVGDEQVKADGNHPLAGEDVTFDLTLRDIKQAA comes from the coding sequence ATGACCACACCCAGCAACGGTGACACCGTGACCATCGACTACGTCCTCAAGCGCGGCGACGGGCAGGAAATCGGCAACACGTCCGAAGTCGGCCCGCAGACCGTCCAGCTTGGCGCAGGCCAGATCTTCCCGGCGATCGAAGAAGCGCTGACCGGCATGGAAGTCGGCGACAGCCAGACCGTCTCCATCGACAGCGACAACGCCTTCGGCCCGCGCCGCGAGGAACTGGTGATCGACATCCCGCGCGCCAACCTGCCCGCAGAGCCCGCTCCGCAGCCGGGCATGGCAATGCAAGCGCAGACGCCCGAAGGCCAGCCGATGACGCTCTACATCCTCGAAGTGGGCGACGAGCAGGTGAAGGCCGACGGCAACCACCCGCTCGCCGGCGAGGACGTGACCTTCGACCTCACCCTGCGCGACATCAAGCAGGCCGCCTGA